A region of the Nocardia nova SH22a genome:
CTCGTAGGAGACCGCGGCCTTACCGTCGGCGACCGCGGCGTCGAAGGCCGCGATCATGTCGGCGTAGAACTTCACATCCTGCTCGGACGGGCTGAACACCTCGTTGACCAGGCCGACGTGCTTCGGGTGGATGAGGAACATGCCCCGGAACCCGATATCCCGGTTCCGTTCGGCGAAATCGCGCGCGCCCGCGTCGTCGGTGAGGTCCTGCCAGACGCCGGTGAGCGGGAAGTCCTTACCGTGCGCGCGGCAGGCCAGCAGTGCCCGGCTGCGCAGGAACAAGGTCTCCTGACCGGCCGGGGTGAACCGGAAGCCCACCGAACGCGACACATCCGCATCGCGGGCGGTACCGGCGAACAGGGTGGCGACGCGCGGCGAGCAGGTGACGATCTGCGCGCAGCTCTCGTATGCCTGCGCGGATTCCAGACAGGGAATGAACTCGATCGCGCCCGGCTCCACACCGTTCTTCGGCTCGAAATGCGTTACCAGAGCGTCGATTCGAATGACGTCCTCCGGCCCGTACAGCTTGGGCAGAACGAAGCCGTCGAGACCGGGCAGCGTGACGGCGGCGATATCGTCGCCGGACAGTCCGGTCTCGAGCGCATTGACCCGGACGTAGATCCCCAGCTCCGGGTGCGCGGCGCGCAGCGCGGGGATGGTGGCCGCGACGGTGGCGCGCCCCTGGTCCTTCAGCGATTCGGGAACGGAGTCCTCGAGGTCCAGGATCACGGCATCGACACCGGCGTTGACGGCCTTCTCCGCCCAGCCCTCGCGATGACCGGGGACGAACAACAGTGAGCGAAGCGGCCTCATGGGCAGCCCTCCTCATGGGAAAATGACGGGCGACTGGTTTCTAACAAGACTGTAGATTATATTATGCACAGTTACAACGGGCGCTCAGGCGACCCCGTGCGGTGACCCCGACCGGCCTCAGGAAGGACCCTCATGACCAAGCTCTGCGCCACTGCCGACCTCACCGATGTGCAGCGCGACATTCTCGCGACCGTGCGGGAGTTCGTCGACGAGCAGATACTCCCGGTGGCGACCGAGCTCGAGCATGCCGACGAGTACCCGGCCAAGATCGTCGCGGGCATGAAGGAGATGGGCATCTTCGGCCTCACCATCCCGGAGGAATTCGGCGGCCTGGGGGAGTCGCTGCTGACCTACGCGCTGGTCGTCGAGGAGCTGTCGCGGGGCTGGATGAGCGTGTCCGGGATCGTGAACACCCACTTCATCGTGGCGTATCTGCTCCAGCAGCACGGCACCGACGAGCAGAAGGCGAAGTATCTGCCGCGGCTGGCTGCGGGAGAGTTGACGGGTGCGTTCTCGATGTCGGAACCCGGTCTGGGATCGGACGTCAGCGCCATCACCAC
Encoded here:
- a CDS encoding HpcH/HpaI aldolase/citrate lyase family protein, which produces MRPLRSLLFVPGHREGWAEKAVNAGVDAVILDLEDSVPESLKDQGRATVAATIPALRAAHPELGIYVRVNALETGLSGDDIAAVTLPGLDGFVLPKLYGPEDVIRIDALVTHFEPKNGVEPGAIEFIPCLESAQAYESCAQIVTCSPRVATLFAGTARDADVSRSVGFRFTPAGQETLFLRSRALLACRAHGKDFPLTGVWQDLTDDAGARDFAERNRDIGFRGMFLIHPKHVGLVNEVFSPSEQDVKFYADMIAAFDAAVADGKAAVSYEGMHVDYAHIKTAKEVLAYAEQLKVGA